A region of the Cannabis sativa cultivar Pink pepper isolate KNU-18-1 chromosome 3, ASM2916894v1, whole genome shotgun sequence genome:
TTTCGAAATAAACAATCAAATTTGGAGTGATCTTATTCGAAAGCTTAGTTTAAGAATAACAGAGCAATGATATTTGGTCCTTACCCATCTTCCACCAGTGTGAACTGGACCATAACCATTGATGGCAGTGTACTCGTTGAAATATTGTGGAACAGACAAACCCATGAAGAGAGAGAAGCCTAGAATGAACTTTGTTCTGAAGCTATTGAGGTTGCAGAACTGAAGAAAGCTAAGACCGCCGGAACCTACAGATATGAAAGGAAAGGATACATCATTCATTTTCACTAGGAAATAGCCTGTCAAAGGGACCAGCTTCTTAAAATAATGAATCTAAGTTCGTACCAACGTAAGCAAAGAAAAGGCAGTATAAAGCAGCTATAATGGGTGCTGGGATTGAAGCAAAGACTGCTCCGAATTTCCCTGCAATGATTAAAATGGTAATAATAAGTACAATATGCTGGTGCAGAATAGTGCAATTATATGACATATCATACTTTACAACTAACCAAGAATAgagaaaaatatcataaatccAGCTGATATTTGCACCACCCTTCGACTGCCAACACGAGTCAACGCCAAAAGGCCAGCATTCTCACTGCCCGgaaggaagaaaaaatttaGTTCATGTTGAAAATCAGCTCATTAGCCAACAAAATCTGAGGgtaaaaattaataagattAGAAATGTGTCGTTATTGACGTACATAGATACTGAGGATCCACTCACTGTTCCAAACAATCCAGAAACCAGAATGCCAACTCCCTGAATGTAGAAATATACTATTAATCAGCAATGAGCTGAAATAGAAGGTCAGCAAACTTGCACAAGCAGAGTTGAAATGGTATGAAAAACACACTAACAGTGTTGCACTTGCTTTCATGTTTTAGTCAATACATAAGAACACATGAGTCCCTAAAAATCCACAAGAGCCAAGTTTTCATCTATACATATGATTTGAACATGcttattaaagtttaatttcaatatgcttattattataatttcatATGCGGGAGGGTTGTCTATTTTAAATTGTTACATAAGCAATTGACATGTAATGGGACAATAATTTCGGGAGGAAATGATTCCCCGGGTCTCAACGGTCAACACATTGAAAATCAAATTCATCTAGCTATTACAAAGCAACCTGCATTTTGCATGGAATCAATCACATATGATAAAAAGTTTATACACAAAAAATGTTATATTTGTTACCTGCCAACCGACTCCACGACTGAGTATAGAAGCTGGCAATGGAGTTGCACTAGCATACCTTGCAACAGCAATAAAAGCACCTGTTGACTGTTCACATAATAGGTCAATATGTGAGAAACAATTTTTCAATAAGATAAAATGGCATAATCATCATAAAGAGAATGCGCCAAATCAAATGCATACTGAAATATATATCAAGCACCAACTCATGGAACCAAAGCAATACACAgaccacaattaaataaaataatttagtcGACAATGAAGAGAGTGTCaaaataaaaagagatattGCATTTTGGTTTTTCATTGGCAGACTAGGGAATAAAGGAAGCAGAGGAAACTGACCTCGACAAGAGCAACAAAAGTAGCCATCATCATGGCAAAGGCTTCACCTGCGTCGAAAGAAGGTGCTCCCCATTGAAATGGATAAGGAACTCTTATCCTGCAAAACCAAATACCTTTTAAGGATGATACTTGCAGTGCATCAACAAGATTACAAAGCTATGACCAAATTTCTTCTATAGCGTACAAGCAATGTTATTTTGTACATTCAGGCGAAGAAAAACATCAAAATTTCTTCAAAGTGAAAGTTAAGATGTTAGATTtgagaaacaacaacaataataaaatagactGACCATGGAGCGCCACTAATAAGACCCGCACGATCTGTACGGCAGCTCATTTGTGTTTTTGGGGCACTATCATTATACGCCCCACCCACTGTGAGAAGGTGAGCGTAAATCCATACAATCACCACTGTAAATAGGACAGCAAAACGGTCAAAGATATGTTTCCCTGAGTGGAAGAGGTGCGGCAAATACTgcaaaacagagaagaaaaacAATCTCAGCATTTTATTTTAAAGGAGCCGGTAAATACAAGCAAAAGCAGCAAATCAAAACAATTCATAGAAATTACTGTAACTAAATCTCGTGAAAAGACACTTCCAGGAACTTACCTGTGAAACGAACACTAAGAGAACAAGCTGTGGAAGTCCAATCTCTACACATTTAGCCACCTAAACATCCAAGAGAAGCATTTCGATTAGAAACAATCATTACAATGAGATTCAGTAAATGCAATGTGCATTAGAGGGAAAGTACACATACCCCAGGAAAACCCAACTCATAGAGACCAAAACCAGCTAGAGCTACCAAAGGAACAGCTGAAAGTGGACTTAAGAACCTGAAGAGTGGGGAAAATGTTTCACCTTGATTAAATTATTTTCTGACAATCTGTTCTGAAGAAAACAGTGAAAGCATATTGAAAGTCTAGCCAACTTCGTTATGAAAATGAGACCGTTCCTCTTTAcaatttaattcttaaatagataACCTTGTAACATTGCGCCAAAGGCCACTGAAGCCTAAAACAATCTGAAGAGTTGAAGCAACAATAAGAGACCCCTGAATTGCCCGCATTGTCCTCTTAAATTTCTGAgacaatataagaatatttacaTGGTGAGAAGTAAACTTAAGAATTTCACAAAATTAATGTGTGTTTGAGTGCATTCATCAATCTTAATTTTGGAGTTTTCATAGGTAATTAAgaaatcttttttatttcctTTTGGCTTCCGCTATGTATCCCCACCGCGTGAACTATATGATGCACTGGTTCTGATAAAAACAAAGTCAAGTTTATACATGCAGTCTCCTAAAAACTACATCCTTTTGTAAGGTGAGAACCATTGCTAAACCTATGATTGAATCTAGCCATCAAATCCATTGTACATGTATTGAATTAGTAGTTAACAAACAGCTCAATGTTAAAGTATCAACCAAGTTTAAGGTGCtcagattaaaaagaaaaaaaaaacctcttcAGGATCAGAAGAATCACTGAATCGTCCGGCAAGGATAATTGAAATTGTGGTGGGGACAAACGAATACGATGCTCCAATGACAGCAGGTAATCGAGTTCCGAACAATGATTGTAGCAATGTATTCAAACCAGCAACAAAGAGTAGGGTCTGGATCACCTTAGCCTTCTCGTCCTACAAGATGATATTTACAACGTCATTATACAAAGAAACAACTTTTACAAATCAAAATCTACCAACACAGTTAAATATCTTTCTTAGAACTTACATTTCCACCACCCATCTGGGGAACAAGAGCAGTTGGAATGAGAACCGTAGTGCCAAGCATCACAAGATAATGCTGAAAACCAAGGAGAATGGCCTCGGCTGTGCATCAGACATGGTCCACATTTTTATAAGTAACATTTATATCTGCTGAAATTACTGATACTCATATAATTTCAAAGATGGCAAATTATCAAAAACCAG
Encoded here:
- the LOC115711421 gene encoding nucleobase-ascorbate transporter 6, yielding MAGGAAPKADEPQPHPPKDQLPNISYCITSPPPWPEAILLGFQHYLVMLGTTVLIPTALVPQMGGGNDEKAKVIQTLLFVAGLNTLLQSLFGTRLPAVIGASYSFVPTTISIILAGRFSDSSDPEEKFKRTMRAIQGSLIVASTLQIVLGFSGLWRNVTRFLSPLSAVPLVALAGFGLYELGFPGVAKCVEIGLPQLVLLVFVSQYLPHLFHSGKHIFDRFAVLFTVVIVWIYAHLLTVGGAYNDSAPKTQMSCRTDRAGLISGAPWIRVPYPFQWGAPSFDAGEAFAMMMATFVALVESTGAFIAVARYASATPLPASILSRGVGWQGVGILVSGLFGTVSGSSVSIENAGLLALTRVGSRRVVQISAGFMIFFSILGKFGAVFASIPAPIIAALYCLFFAYVGSGGLSFLQFCNLNSFRTKFILGFSLFMGLSVPQYFNEYTAINGYGPVHTGGRWFNDIINVPLQSEAFVAGCVAYFLDNTLHKKDSAIRKDRGKHWWDKFRSFKGDTRSEEFYSLPFNLNKYFPSV